The Candidatus Rokuibacteriota bacterium genome includes a window with the following:
- a CDS encoding cytochrome c-type biogenesis protein CcmH, whose protein sequence is MTTARSGSEKRKFRRLLEAGLLGLWLAMPALLLAQQDLDEQVRSIAAQLRCPVCQNLSVADSPSEMAREMRDVIREQLRAGKTPEEIKAYFLSKYGDWILLSPRPRGLSLLVWIGPFAAAAVGIAVAVRAVRRWTRRSGVRERPAPDPALLERVRWEAFDAHADAGPKDPEHLSPIELERENLYVALREFEFDYRSGKLSEADYEAMRDDYEARAAQVLAELDRIRRSPRPSPQASAPPRPAARQAAEQTVRPRRTWRLVSAGAFLLVLGLSLGYFLSQSLRPRMGEQDTLTGDFLTGTGPGGIAPGSRGPAENVARLLASGRAAYERQDWRAAIDAFKQALVLDPGNPEAHTSLGLILLRAGHGDEALLAVERALTTNPTYPFALWAKGVVLFEVKQDYVGAINAWETLMAQTLAPADADQVARMITEARTRLAVGPASARQVATSRGTITGTVALAPSLRTRVPAGGVLFIIAKRGDGPPLAAKRIPSPVFPVEFSLGPEDRMIRGTPFEGEVMLLARVKRDGKAGPPGPGDLEGEAKAPVRVGQRGVEVVLDKTY, encoded by the coding sequence GTGACTACCGCCAGATCCGGTAGCGAAAAGCGCAAATTCCGGCGGCTGCTCGAGGCAGGGCTGCTGGGACTATGGCTGGCGATGCCCGCGCTCCTCCTGGCCCAGCAGGATCTCGACGAGCAGGTCCGCTCCATCGCCGCCCAGCTCCGCTGTCCCGTCTGCCAGAACCTCTCGGTGGCGGACTCACCCTCTGAGATGGCCCGGGAAATGCGCGACGTCATCAGGGAGCAGCTCCGGGCAGGGAAGACACCCGAGGAGATCAAGGCGTACTTCCTGTCAAAATACGGGGACTGGATCTTGCTCTCCCCCAGGCCGCGCGGGCTGAGCCTGCTGGTGTGGATCGGCCCGTTCGCCGCGGCCGCGGTGGGAATCGCCGTCGCAGTTCGCGCCGTCAGGCGCTGGACGCGACGCTCCGGGGTTCGCGAGCGACCGGCTCCCGATCCGGCTCTCCTTGAGCGCGTGCGTTGGGAGGCCTTCGACGCCCATGCCGACGCCGGGCCTAAAGACCCAGAGCACCTCTCGCCCATCGAGCTGGAGCGCGAGAACCTCTATGTAGCGCTCAGAGAGTTCGAGTTTGACTATCGCTCAGGCAAACTCTCGGAGGCCGACTACGAAGCGATGCGCGACGACTACGAAGCTCGCGCGGCCCAGGTCCTCGCCGAGCTTGATCGGATCAGGCGCTCGCCTCGGCCGAGTCCTCAGGCGTCCGCCCCTCCGAGGCCGGCTGCCCGCCAGGCGGCGGAGCAGACGGTCCGGCCCCGACGCACCTGGCGCCTGGTCTCAGCCGGCGCGTTCCTCCTGGTCCTCGGCCTCTCGCTCGGATACTTCCTCTCCCAGTCGCTTCGGCCGCGGATGGGCGAGCAGGACACCCTCACCGGCGACTTCTTGACGGGGACCGGCCCGGGCGGGATCGCGCCCGGGAGCCGGGGCCCGGCAGAGAACGTCGCGAGGCTCCTGGCCTCGGGCCGGGCTGCCTACGAGCGTCAGGACTGGCGCGCGGCCATCGACGCGTTCAAGCAAGCCTTGGTGCTCGATCCTGGGAATCCCGAGGCCCACACGTCCCTCGGCCTGATCCTTCTCCGCGCGGGCCACGGGGATGAGGCCCTCCTCGCCGTCGAGCGAGCGCTGACGACGAACCCAACCTATCCGTTTGCCCTGTGGGCCAAAGGGGTTGTGCTGTTTGAAGTCAAGCAGGACTACGTCGGGGCGATCAATGCGTGGGAGACCCTCATGGCTCAGACCCTGGCCCCCGCCGACGCCGATCAGGTCGCCCGGATGATCACCGAGGCGAGGACGCGGCTCGCTGTGGGACCGGCGAGCGCCCGGCAGGTCGCCACGTCCCGAGGGACCATCACGGGGACCGTAGCCTTGGCGCCTTCGCTCCGTACTCGGGTCCCCGCAGGAGGTGTGCTGTTCATCATCGCGAAGCGAGGGGATGGCCCGCCCCTGGCCGCCAAGCGGATCCCCAGTCCCGTCTTTCCTGTGGAGTTTTCCCTGGGCCCAGAAGACCGGATGATTCGCGGCACCCCGTTCGAAGGCGAGGTAATGTTACTTGCACGCGTGAAACGCGACGGGAAGGCGGGACCGCCCGGTCCGGGCGACCTCGAAGGAGAGGCCAAGGCGCCTGTCAGAGTGGGCCAGCGCGGCGTTGAGGTCGTCCTGGATAAAACGTATTGA
- a CDS encoding heme lyase CcmF/NrfE family subunit, protein MTATIGYGSLLAALALAGWGTAAPILGARTWRAACFASARGAILGQLAFVTLAALTLIYALVTTDFSIKYVALNTTRATPVYYRVTGLWGALEGSLLLWEWILIIFSGLVAWIYRDRHRELMPWVLMIFSIVSAFFLSVMAFASNPFERVFPVPADGRGLNPLLEDANMLTHPPLLYTGFVGLTVPYAFAMAALIAGKLDEAWILTTRRWTLTAWLFLTLGNLVGAWWSYHVLGWGGYWAWDPVENAAFMPWLPATAFLHSVQVQERRRMLKTWNLSLIIVAFGLTIFGTFLTRSGILSSIHAFSNGPVGIFFLGFLAVVVLGSFALLFWRADHLRAQPELDSMMSRESAFLLNNVVLVSALFTIFLGTVFPLLSEAVAGVKVSVGAPYFNWITTPLFLAAVFLMGVGPLIAWRRASWDNLRRNFLWPAALSLAIGLVLFAWRVRDFWPLLALTLAAFAALTILLDTVGAVRARREIAGERFGAALATLVRRNQRRYGGFIVHLGVVLVVLGITGSMSASVEREATLNAGESLTIDRFRIRFEGLRASEQPTHVRVEGLFRVSNNGHDIGVLNPALKFFPTQQSPIGRAVFRSTLSEDLYLILSGFSQVRQDQVTLKALVRPLVAWIWLGGAVITIGTLLGLWPFRARAAREG, encoded by the coding sequence ATGACAGCCACGATCGGGTATGGCAGTCTGCTCGCGGCTCTGGCCCTGGCCGGGTGGGGGACCGCTGCTCCAATCCTCGGGGCTCGGACCTGGCGCGCGGCCTGCTTCGCGAGCGCGCGCGGCGCTATCCTGGGCCAACTCGCCTTCGTCACCCTGGCCGCCCTGACGTTGATCTACGCCCTCGTCACCACTGACTTCAGCATCAAGTACGTGGCGCTGAACACGACCCGCGCGACGCCCGTCTACTACCGGGTCACGGGCCTCTGGGGGGCGCTGGAGGGCTCCCTCCTCCTCTGGGAGTGGATCCTGATTATCTTCTCGGGGCTCGTGGCGTGGATCTACCGGGACCGGCACCGGGAGCTGATGCCCTGGGTCCTGATGATCTTCTCGATCGTGTCCGCCTTCTTCCTTTCGGTCATGGCCTTCGCCTCCAACCCCTTCGAGCGGGTATTCCCGGTGCCAGCGGACGGTCGCGGCCTGAACCCGTTGCTCGAAGACGCCAACATGCTGACCCACCCGCCGCTCCTCTACACCGGGTTCGTCGGGCTCACGGTCCCCTATGCCTTCGCCATGGCCGCGCTCATCGCCGGGAAGCTCGACGAGGCCTGGATCCTCACCACGCGGCGGTGGACCCTCACGGCCTGGCTCTTCCTCACGCTGGGGAACCTGGTGGGCGCGTGGTGGTCGTACCACGTGCTGGGGTGGGGCGGCTACTGGGCGTGGGATCCGGTGGAGAACGCGGCGTTCATGCCGTGGCTCCCGGCGACGGCCTTCCTCCATTCGGTCCAGGTCCAGGAGCGGCGGCGGATGCTCAAGACCTGGAACCTCTCCCTCATCATCGTCGCCTTCGGCCTCACGATCTTCGGGACATTTCTGACCCGCTCCGGGATCCTCTCGTCGATCCACGCCTTCTCGAACGGGCCCGTCGGGATCTTCTTCCTCGGCTTCCTGGCCGTAGTCGTCCTGGGCTCCTTCGCGCTTCTGTTCTGGCGGGCCGACCACCTTCGGGCGCAGCCCGAGCTGGACTCGATGATGAGCCGCGAGTCAGCGTTCCTCCTCAACAACGTGGTCCTAGTCTCGGCGCTCTTCACGATCTTCCTCGGCACCGTGTTCCCCCTGCTCTCGGAGGCGGTGGCCGGGGTCAAGGTGAGCGTGGGGGCACCGTACTTTAACTGGATCACGACGCCGCTCTTCCTCGCCGCGGTCTTCCTGATGGGCGTGGGGCCGCTGATCGCCTGGCGCAGGGCGTCGTGGGACAACCTGCGGCGGAACTTCCTCTGGCCCGCGGCCCTCTCGCTCGCCATCGGGCTTGTCCTGTTCGCCTGGCGCGTCCGGGACTTCTGGCCCCTCCTGGCCCTCACCCTCGCGGCCTTCGCCGCGCTGACGATTCTCTTAGACACGGTGGGGGCGGTCCGGGCCCGTCGCGAGATCGCCGGCGAACGGTTCGGCGCTGCCCTCGCCACGCTCGTCCGTCGCAATCAGCGCCGCTATGGCGGCTTCATCGTCCACCTGGGGGTGGTCCTCGTGGTCCTCGGCATCACCGGCTCCATGAGCGCGAGCGTCGAGCGGGAGGCTACGCTCAATGCCGGAGAGTCACTCACCATCGACCGGTTCCGAATCCGGTTCGAGGGGCTTCGGGCCAGCGAGCAGCCGACCCACGTCCGGGTCGAGGGGCTGTTCCGGGTCTCGAACAACGGGCACGACATCGGGGTGCTTAACCCCGCGCTGAAGTTCTTCCCCACGCAGCAGTCTCCGATCGGGCGGGCGGTATTCCGGTCGACGCTCAGCGAGGACCTCTACCTGATCCTCTCCGGCTTCAGCCAGGTGCGCCAGGACCAGGTCACGCTCAAAGCCCTGGTCCGCCCGCTCGTGGCATGGATCTGGTTGGGCGGAGCCGTCATCACGATCGGAACGCTCCTAGGCCTCTGGCCGTTCCGGGCGCGCGCCGCGCGCGAGGGGTAG
- a CDS encoding YeeE/YedE family protein: protein MEDIPWAYYLSALLTGLAFGYATQRGGFCLTRALSNFFIMGDATILRAYGLALLVATVGVHLLLASGLVEIPIRPFRWLANLVGGLIFGFGMILSGGCSASTWYRVGEGAVGAWVVLLGFAVGATATSVGTLAPLRRMLQTPTLTLSGNPPTLYNVIGLSPWAVIVPLALVLGWVLWRGASEPEHNKWPWPLTGTVVGVLIALGWWTSSFGEAPTGITFAINTSHVFTYPLIGYPTRVNWSMVLLLGVPLGAFVGAWRSGEFSWKLPHGWSLVNVFAGGLLMGIGAILADGCNITQGLTNSATLAVGSLTAFAAMTVGAWGAVRVLYLRKM, encoded by the coding sequence ATGGAAGACATCCCCTGGGCGTACTATCTCTCTGCGCTGCTCACCGGACTCGCCTTCGGCTACGCAACCCAACGGGGCGGGTTCTGCCTGACCCGGGCGCTGTCCAACTTCTTCATCATGGGCGACGCCACGATCCTCCGCGCCTACGGTCTGGCACTGTTGGTGGCCACGGTGGGAGTTCATCTTCTCCTCGCCAGCGGGCTTGTGGAGATTCCGATCCGGCCGTTCCGCTGGCTCGCCAACCTGGTGGGCGGCCTGATCTTCGGCTTCGGGATGATCCTGTCCGGGGGGTGCTCGGCAAGCACGTGGTACCGCGTCGGGGAAGGGGCCGTGGGGGCGTGGGTGGTGCTGCTCGGCTTCGCCGTGGGGGCTACCGCCACCTCTGTTGGGACGCTGGCCCCGTTGCGCCGCATGCTCCAGACCCCTACCCTCACGCTAAGCGGGAACCCCCCGACGCTCTACAACGTGATCGGGCTTTCCCCCTGGGCGGTGATTGTCCCGCTCGCGCTCGTGCTGGGATGGGTGCTCTGGCGTGGGGCGAGCGAGCCCGAGCACAACAAGTGGCCGTGGCCCCTGACCGGCACGGTGGTCGGCGTCTTGATCGCTCTAGGGTGGTGGACCTCCAGCTTCGGCGAAGCCCCGACCGGGATTACGTTTGCGATCAACACCAGCCACGTCTTTACCTACCCCCTGATCGGCTACCCCACGAGGGTGAACTGGAGTATGGTCCTCCTGCTCGGGGTTCCATTGGGCGCCTTCGTCGGCGCGTGGCGCTCAGGAGAGTTCAGCTGGAAGCTTCCGCACGGCTGGAGCCTGGTGAACGTCTTCGCCGGAGGCTTGCTCATGGGGATCGGTGCGATTCTGGCCGACGGCTGCAACATCACGCAGGGGTTGACCAATTCGGCAACCCTGGCGGTCGGGAGCCTCACCGCCTTCGCCGCCATGACGGTGGGCGCCTGGGGAGCGGTCCGAGTCCTCTACCTGCGGAAGATGTAG
- a CDS encoding branched-chain amino acid ABC transporter permease codes for MEVSSFVLFFLNGLTFGMLLFLIASGLSLIFGVLGVLNFAHGTLYMLGAYLTYTAVRVFGDFWLALLVAPIVVAGFGAGIEILLLRPVYRRPVPYQLLLTFGVILVVTDLVKMIWGMTYYSIPYPHPLSGSIPVFGRGFPKYNLFIIFSGLLVAFGLWLFLQRTRIGTQVRAAAVDREMADALGVPVPRLFTAVFALGSWLGGLGGAMASPLGSLSLDMAVRVIVEAFAVVVIGGLGSFPGAILGSILIGQLEAFGILLIPRFHMAFIFMLMTVVLIVRPRGLLGKAA; via the coding sequence ATGGAAGTCTCCTCCTTCGTTCTTTTCTTCCTGAACGGGCTGACGTTCGGGATGCTCCTCTTCCTGATCGCCTCAGGGCTTTCCCTGATCTTCGGGGTGTTGGGAGTCCTGAACTTCGCCCACGGGACGCTCTACATGCTGGGGGCCTACCTGACCTATACTGCCGTGCGCGTCTTCGGCGACTTCTGGTTGGCGCTCCTCGTCGCTCCGATCGTCGTCGCCGGTTTCGGCGCCGGGATCGAGATCCTCCTGCTGAGACCGGTGTACCGGAGACCCGTTCCCTATCAGCTTCTGCTCACGTTCGGTGTCATCCTGGTCGTCACCGATCTGGTGAAGATGATCTGGGGAATGACCTATTATTCGATCCCGTATCCTCATCCGTTGTCGGGTTCCATCCCCGTCTTCGGACGCGGGTTTCCGAAGTACAACCTCTTCATCATTTTCTCAGGTCTCCTCGTCGCCTTCGGGCTCTGGCTCTTCCTTCAAAGAACTCGCATCGGGACGCAGGTGAGGGCGGCCGCCGTGGATCGGGAGATGGCGGACGCCCTCGGGGTGCCCGTCCCCAGGCTGTTTACAGCCGTCTTCGCCTTGGGCTCCTGGCTGGGCGGCCTGGGCGGGGCCATGGCAAGCCCCTTGGGCTCGCTGTCGCTAGACATGGCGGTCAGGGTCATCGTGGAGGCCTTCGCGGTGGTGGTCATCGGGGGCTTAGGGAGCTTCCCCGGAGCTATACTCGGTTCCATCCTGATCGGCCAACTGGAGGCGTTCGGCATCCTCCTCATCCCCCGTTTTCACATGGCGTTCATCTTCATGCTCATGACCGTTGTCCTCATCGTTCGCCCGAGGGGGCTCCTGGGGAAGGCCGCGTGA
- a CDS encoding DUF3179 domain-containing protein → MSNGMERDEVRRSGVRLSRRGFLGSLGTLVVAGSSGWVGFSALAAAPKAWSPEDFVKNVQHGGPPKDGIPPIDRPKYVSASGAEKFLRAGDIVFGLEYRGVVKAYPQKILVWHEIVNEEIGGEKLSITYCPLTGSAVGFKGSSRGDRAALTFGTTGKLVNSNLLMYDRQTDSQWPQILGVAIAGPNKGTVLEEIPLAWTTWGPWRAKHPESLVLSTDTGFFRAYGSDPYGSYERRGTYYDSGGSFFPVMTADPRFPDKHVVIGIKANGARLAIPKAAVAWHKVINASLAGVPLVALYDQELAAVRVFARRAGTTVLTFRREGNTFVDEQTRAPWTATGRCQGGRLSGTQLPVLAAYDVMWFAWYAFFPRTEVREATTS, encoded by the coding sequence ATGAGCAACGGAATGGAGCGCGATGAGGTGAGACGCAGCGGCGTGCGGTTGTCGCGGAGGGGGTTCCTGGGCTCGCTGGGAACCCTGGTCGTAGCCGGCAGTTCGGGCTGGGTTGGCTTCTCCGCACTCGCGGCCGCCCCGAAGGCGTGGTCCCCCGAGGACTTCGTAAAAAACGTTCAACATGGCGGGCCGCCGAAGGACGGCATCCCGCCGATCGACCGGCCCAAGTACGTCTCTGCCTCCGGGGCGGAGAAGTTCCTGCGCGCAGGGGACATCGTGTTCGGCCTCGAGTACCGGGGAGTGGTCAAAGCGTACCCGCAGAAGATCCTGGTCTGGCACGAGATCGTCAACGAGGAGATCGGTGGAGAGAAGCTCTCGATCACCTACTGTCCCTTGACCGGCTCCGCCGTCGGGTTTAAGGGCTCGTCCCGCGGAGATCGCGCCGCCCTCACGTTTGGAACCACTGGAAAGCTCGTCAACAGTAACCTGCTCATGTACGACCGGCAGACCGACAGCCAGTGGCCTCAGATCCTGGGGGTGGCCATTGCTGGCCCCAACAAGGGAACCGTGCTGGAGGAGATTCCTCTTGCCTGGACGACGTGGGGCCCCTGGCGGGCGAAGCACCCTGAAAGCCTCGTCCTTTCCACCGACACCGGGTTCTTCCGGGCGTACGGCTCCGACCCCTATGGCTCCTACGAGCGCCGGGGGACCTACTACGACAGCGGCGGGTCGTTCTTCCCGGTGATGACCGCCGACCCGCGGTTTCCGGACAAGCACGTCGTGATCGGGATCAAGGCCAACGGCGCGCGCCTGGCCATTCCCAAAGCGGCCGTGGCCTGGCACAAGGTGATCAACGCGAGCCTGGCTGGCGTGCCGCTGGTCGCCCTGTACGACCAGGAACTCGCGGCGGTCCGGGTGTTTGCGCGCCGCGCCGGAACGACGGTGCTCACCTTTCGCCGTGAAGGCAACACGTTCGTTGACGAACAGACCCGGGCTCCCTGGACGGCGACAGGCCGATGCCAGGGCGGGCGGCTTTCCGGGACGCAGCTTCCCGTGCTGGCGGCGTACGACGTGATGTGGTTCGCCTGGTATGCGTTCTTCCCCCGGACGGAGGTGCGGGAGGCGACCACCAGCTGA
- the lgt gene encoding prolipoprotein diacylglyceryl transferase, with protein sequence MYPVLLDLGFYELRSYGVFVAIAIVAGIWFSARGARLKGLDPSAITDASWPIVVAGLVGARLYYIAFSEPAYYLAHPFEILAVWHGGLSVHGALLGGLAAALWDIRRRGVRFWRFADAVAPGLILGQTVGQIACLLNGDTYGRPTTLPWAITFTDPRAMAPLGVPLHPIQIYELFAYLAVFLVVWQVSRHAKQDGAVILSYAVAYGVVRFAMEFFRGDPPVVAGIIVPQAMSVLLLAGALVAWLSMFAPLAVPRRRAAEVAGPVARDPASFVRKGLLLLLPIGAGAVAVGSLSALRSPRDRGYHAVARWRIPGGAGRFIAVGPEPTPDELRALGEQLREEFQPLNNAVVMIFDDAEAARQARRGSRIIGEERYQAALAHQRAMYVKQAARGEDSLVIYDRYPSAREVIRY encoded by the coding sequence ATGTATCCGGTCCTCCTCGATCTCGGATTCTATGAGCTCCGCTCTTACGGGGTGTTCGTGGCGATCGCCATCGTGGCGGGGATCTGGTTCTCGGCGCGCGGGGCCCGGCTGAAGGGGCTGGATCCTTCCGCGATCACGGACGCCTCGTGGCCGATCGTCGTGGCCGGGCTCGTCGGCGCTCGACTCTACTACATCGCCTTCAGCGAGCCTGCGTACTACCTGGCCCATCCATTCGAGATCCTCGCCGTCTGGCACGGAGGCCTTTCGGTCCACGGCGCCCTCCTCGGTGGGCTCGCTGCAGCGCTGTGGGACATCCGCCGCCGCGGCGTCCGGTTCTGGAGATTCGCGGACGCCGTGGCTCCGGGTCTAATTCTGGGTCAGACGGTCGGCCAGATCGCCTGCCTTCTCAACGGCGACACGTACGGGCGGCCAACCACGCTGCCGTGGGCGATCACGTTCACGGATCCCAGAGCGATGGCGCCCCTGGGCGTGCCCCTGCACCCCATCCAGATCTACGAGCTTTTCGCCTATCTCGCCGTCTTCCTCGTCGTATGGCAGGTGAGTCGGCACGCCAAGCAGGACGGCGCGGTGATCCTGAGCTATGCCGTCGCGTATGGAGTCGTCCGCTTCGCGATGGAGTTTTTCCGGGGAGACCCGCCCGTGGTTGCCGGGATCATCGTCCCCCAGGCGATGAGCGTGCTCCTTCTCGCCGGAGCCCTGGTGGCTTGGCTCTCGATGTTCGCCCCGCTCGCCGTGCCGCGCAGGAGAGCTGCCGAGGTCGCTGGCCCCGTCGCTCGCGACCCCGCAAGCTTCGTAAGAAAGGGCCTCCTCCTGTTGCTGCCGATCGGTGCCGGAGCTGTCGCGGTGGGGTCGCTTTCAGCTCTGCGATCGCCGCGCGATCGCGGGTATCACGCAGTGGCGCGGTGGCGCATCCCCGGAGGCGCGGGGCGGTTCATCGCCGTGGGTCCAGAGCCGACCCCCGACGAGCTCCGGGCCCTGGGAGAACAGCTGCGCGAGGAGTTTCAGCCTCTAAACAACGCGGTCGTGATGATTTTTGACGACGCTGAGGCGGCCCGCCAGGCCCGCCGGGGTTCCCGAATCATCGGGGAAGAGCGCTATCAGGCGGCGCTCGCCCACCAGCGAGCGATGTATGTGAAACAGGCCGCCCGTGGTGAAGACAGCCTGGTCATCTACGACAGGTACCCGAGCGCGCGGGAGGTGATCCGCTATTGA
- a CDS encoding TlpA family protein disulfide reductase, translated as MGSRRLLIRLVGLFVVGGSLIALLAYGFTREPREIPTPLLGKPATPFTLTLFDGRQLSLEELRGKVVFLNFWASWCPPCRAEARTLEAAWQKYKERDVVFLGIDIQDTEEDAKAFLREFGITYPNGRDASGKLAIDYGVWGIPETFIINREGRITYKHVGALGWQTITAKLDEGLQGIVSAREGKGDYRQIR; from the coding sequence ATGGGCTCGCGCCGGTTGCTCATCCGTCTGGTCGGTCTCTTCGTTGTCGGCGGGTCGCTGATCGCCCTCCTGGCCTACGGCTTCACGCGGGAGCCGCGGGAGATCCCGACGCCGCTTCTCGGAAAGCCGGCGACTCCGTTCACGCTCACCCTCTTCGACGGCCGCCAGCTCAGCCTGGAAGAACTACGCGGGAAGGTGGTTTTTCTCAATTTCTGGGCATCCTGGTGCCCGCCGTGCCGCGCCGAGGCCCGCACGCTGGAGGCCGCCTGGCAGAAGTACAAGGAACGAGACGTCGTGTTCCTCGGCATCGACATCCAGGACACGGAAGAGGACGCCAAAGCGTTTCTCCGGGAGTTCGGGATCACGTACCCGAACGGACGGGACGCGTCGGGGAAGCTCGCCATCGACTACGGGGTCTGGGGAATCCCCGAGACCTTCATCATCAACCGGGAGGGGCGCATCACCTACAAGCACGTCGGGGCGCTCGGCTGGCAGACCATCACGGCGAAGCTGGACGAGGGGCTTCAGGGGATCGTCAGCGCCAGGGAGGGGAAGGGTGACTACCGCCAGATCCGGTAG